In Rhipicephalus microplus isolate Deutch F79 chromosome 9, USDA_Rmic, whole genome shotgun sequence, one genomic interval encodes:
- the LOC142771467 gene encoding serine-arginine protein 55-like → MTRVYVGHLSYRVQERDLERFFRGFGKIHEDLLKNGFGFAEFDYYCDVDDAVYELKGQELDGERVVVELAHTDDDTYR, encoded by the coding sequence ATGACCAGGGTCTACGTTGGCCATCTCAGCTATCGTGTCCAGGAACGCGACTTGGAGAGGTTCTTCCGTGGTTTTGGAAAGATCCATGAAGACCTGCTTAAAAATGGATTCGGATTTGCAGAGTTTGATTACTACTGCGACGTCGATGATGCCGTGTACGAGCTGAAAGGCCAAGAGTTAGATGGCGAACGGGTGGTggtcgagctggcacacactgatgatgatacctacagatga